The following coding sequences are from one Ornithodoros turicata isolate Travis chromosome 1, ASM3712646v1, whole genome shotgun sequence window:
- the LOC135378475 gene encoding uncharacterized protein LOC135378475, whose amino-acid sequence MFSVDELKEFRGTGNEWTSDLTCVPTVCEDAIDGHFVASNRQLNKGWIFKEEKYIRRIECSVLRGTDLLVLRSICLCSMRSGHYKQVVVVKVDVSAAVVQAHCDCVAGLSQRCQHVAGLLFAVRSIQSPSCTDMPCRWIAPTQGQNNLPMQPLQDITFKKHVVNKVVPGKPKCQLPATIPSLTHSDIEEFSKNIARDDPHLVYNRYSKSRSTPPCNTSIIPDTEDLHSERCSSIFREHFEKIVPLTSIERDSLCKKTLGQNENLAWTAERTGRLTASKFKTIVCCRKPDGLLRSILYPKRQEVLRPGDPRLYGLQNEDVAVTKYVHLMQLYDKDIEVTKTGLHMHEVHPFLGASPDRLVKDGNEVGLLEVKCPASKAGHTVQHACTDKAFCAELANGNVCLKRSHAYYYQVQGQLGVTGKPWCDFVICTNHPELHHCLSVERIYFDKDFWKEMCEGLLYFYRFAVIPELLTRRIRRLGFLYTTGPGYVSFQKYKDGFYFVTEQDGAFRFKLRKLK is encoded by the exons ATGTTTTCGGTGGATGAGCTGAAGGAATTTCGGGGTACGGGTAATGAGTGGACCAGCGATTTAACCTGCGTGCCGACGGTTTGCGAAGACGCCATCGATGGCCACTTCGTCGCGTCCAATCGGCAGCTCAACAAGGGATGGATATTCAAGGAGGAGAAGTACATCCGGCGGATTGAATGCTCCGTGCTTCGGGGGACCGACCTGCTAGTGCTTAGGAGCATATGCCTTTGCTCCATGAGGTCCGGGCACTACAAACAAGTCGTGGTTGTCAAGGTGGATGTCTCAGCTGCTGTTGTACAGGCGCACTGCGACTGTGTTGCTGG GTTGAGCCAAAGATGTCAGCATGTAGCCGGCCTCCTTTTTGCAGTCCGGAGTATCCAATCTCCGTCGTGCACCGATATGCCATGCAGATGGATAGCACCGACACAAG GACAGAACAATCTACCAATGCAGCCACTGCAGGACATCACATTTAAAAAGCACGTCGTCAACAAGGTGGTACCAGGAAAACCAAAGTGCCAGCTGCCAGCCACCATCCCGTCACTGACACACTCGGACATTGAAGAGTTTTCCAAGAACATTGCCCGAGATGACCCGCACCTTGTATATAACAGATATAGCAAAAGCCGGTCTACTCCACCATGTAACACAAGCATCATTCCCGACACTGAAGATCTGCATTCAGAGAGGTGCTCCTCCATATTTAGAGAACACTTTGAGAAGATTGTACCACTGACGTCTATTGAAAGAGATTCACTGTGTAAAAAGACACTTGGCCAAAACGAGAACCTAGCATGGACCGCAGAGAGAACTGGACGACTGACAGCATCAAAGTTCAAGACCATTGTGTGCTGTAGGAAGCCAGACGGACTCCTAAGGAGCATTTTATATCCAAAAAGACAAGAAGTGCTGAGACCGGGTGACCCAAGACTGTACGGTCTCCAAAATGAGGATGTTGCTGTCACCAAATATGTCCACCTGATGCAACTGTATGACAAAGACATAGAGGTCACCAAGACAGGACTGCATATGCACGAAGTACACCCCTTCCTCGGTGCATCTCCAGACCGACTCGTAAAGGATGGCAACGAGGTTGGACTGCTGGAGGTCAAGTGTCCCGCTTCAAAAGCTGGACACACAGTGCAGCATGCGTGTACTGACAAAGCATTCTGTGCAGAACTTGCTAATGGAAACGTGTGTCTGAAGCGAAGCCACGCATACTATTACCAAGTGCAGGGCCAGCTTGGAGTGACCGGAAAGCCATGGTGCGATTTCGTTATCTGCACCAATCACCCAGAGCTACACCATTGTTTGTCAGTGGAGAGAATTTATTTTGACAAAGACTTTTGGAAGGAGATGTGTGAGGGACTGCTGTATTTCTACAGGTTTGCTGTGATCCCAGAACTGCTAACCCGCCGCATTCGACGACTGGGTTTTTTGTACACTACAGGGCCCGGATATGTGTCGTTTCAGAAGTACAAGGATGGGTTTTATTTTGTTACTGAACAGGATGGGGCATTCAGGTTTAAACTGAGAAAATTGAAATAA
- the LOC135366128 gene encoding uncharacterized protein LOC135366128: MPHRCAAVGCTNSSKKAPKKRFFRFPAGNLHAAKRKKWVQAMRRVNEDGSPWEPTANSRVCSDHFVTGAPSRVIHHPDYVPSVFKHKCSTSTGALERFERLRKRQGHAKAQRTSHVSSTKAPGVQHSQHADAVTVGREEVPAGPESEVASSSSLPRDDGAQDATILDNGCQTNNHLLERIQQLEGFLKDERQKSSDLESNLTRSTANAEYWKMRFRELKSARLCLENMKCTEDMLYYTGIPSQAVFKHILGLVLKQSPRLLRSEERGAHSVEDQMFMVLVRLRTGMQMKEISRNFSISMATFSRIFSKWVLALRKALVAVTRFPSLAEVQQHLPPHFRKYPNTRIIIDGTEVRIQKPSGLNAQKQTFSNYKYTNTMKCLVGATPDCYVSFVSALYGGGTSDRAIVQQSALLDLLEPGDAVTADKGFKVDDLLPPGVTLHMPPFRIAGEAQMSAKDVEATKHVASARVHIERVIRRIKEFHILDRPFPINMLDLADAVFTTCALLSNFRLPLISNRQDTEQADSD, from the exons ATGCCTCATCGATGTGCTGCTGTAGGCTGTACGAACTCTAGCAAGAAAGCACCGAAGAAACGTTTCTTCAGATTCCCTGCGGGCAATCTTCACGCAGCAAAAAGGAAGAAATGGGTGCAAGCGATGCGACGTGTAAACGAAGACGGATCTCCATGGGAGCCGACAGCCAACTCACGCGTATGCAGCGACCACTTCGTCACAG GGGCGCCGTCGCGCGTTATTCACCATCCGGATTATGTGCCGTCGGTCTTTAAACACAAGTGTTCGACCAGCACTGGAGCACTGGAACGCTTTGAAAGATTAAGAAAGAGGCAAG GTCATGCCAAGGCTCAGCGGACAAGCCATGTTTCAAGCACCAAAGCACCTGGCGTACAACACTCGCAGCATGCTGATGCAGTGACTGTGGGCAGGGAAGAGGTGCCGGCAGGACCAGAAAGTGAAGTGGCCTCCTCCAGCAGCTTGCCCAGAGATGACGGAGCTCAGGATGCTACCATCTTGGATAACGGCTGTCAGACCAATAATCACCTGCTAGAACGAATACAGCAGCTTGAGGGTTTCCTAAAGGATGAAAGGCAGAAGAGCTCTGACCTGGAGTCAAACCTCACAAGAAGCACGGCGAATGCGGAGTACTGGAAGATGCGCTTCCGTGAATTGAAATCTGCAAGGCTGTGCCTGGAGAATATGAAATGTACTGAAGACATGCTGTATTACACAGGCATCCCCTCTCAAGCGGTTTTCAAGCACATTCTGGGCTTAGTGTTGAAACAAAGTCCACGGCTTTTAAGAAGTGAGGAGAGAGGGGCACACAGTGTCGAGGACCAGATGTTCATGGTTCTGGTGCGCTTGCGCACAGGAATGCAGATGAAGGAGATCTCACGGAACTTTTCGATTTCCATGGCCACCTTTAGCCGTATCTTCTCGAAGTGGGTCCTGGCACTGAGAAAGGCACTTGTTGCAGTGACTAGGTTCCCAAGCCTTGCTGAAGTCCAACAACATCTCCCGCCTCATTTCAGGAAGTATCCAAACACTCGTATTATCATTGATGGTACAGAAGTTCGTATCCAGAAGCCTTCCGGCCTTAATGCCCAAAAACAGACATTTTCGAACTACAAGTACACAAATACAATGAAGTGTCTTGTAGGAGCAACCCCAGATTGTTACGTAAGCTTTGTCTCCGCACTATACGGCGGAGGTACGAGTGACAGGGCCATTGTGCAGCAGTCAGCATTACTTGATCTCCTGGAGCCTGGCGATGCAGTTACGGCCGATAAGGGGTTTAAAGTTGATGACCTGCTTCCCCCAGGTGTTACCCTCCATATGCCCCCATTTCGCATTGCTGGTGAGGCTCAAATGAGTGCTAAAGATGTCGAAGCAACCAAACATGTTGCGAGTGCGAGAGTGCACATTGAGAGAGTGATTAGAAGAATTAAAGAGTTCCACATCCTAGACAGACCTTTCCCCATTAACATGCTTGACCTGGCAGATGCAGTGTTTACAACATGTGCTCTTCTGTCGAACTTCAGGCTACCACTTATAAGTAACAGACAGGACACAGAGCAGGCAGATTCAGACTAG